CTGCGAGGTAGGCCGCTATCCGCTCCGCTGCATTGAGCGCCGCATTGTGCTCCTCATCCGTCGACGAGACCCCGCTCGGCCGGACCGGGTCGATGTCGACCGGGAACCAGCGCCGGCGGATGATGTCGGCATCAGCGGTCGTCGCGTCCTTCCGGGAGAGCCGCATCTTGATCCGGTTTGCCCGCCGGGCGAGGAGTGCCGGGTTGACGTCGTTTAAGGTGACGTAGATCCCGGCGACCGAGGGATCGGCGTCGAGGGCCTCGATCTGCTCGCTGAGCAGGGCATGGTCGTCGAAGTAGCCGGAGTGGGTCACGCCGTCGGCGAGCGCCCGGACCTCGACTACACCGCCTTCGAGGGTGAGGAGCCCAATCGCCCGGCGGATATCGTCTATCATACCGCCTCCGGGATCAGCGGGAAGAGGGGGGCGGAGATGGCCTCCCCGCGGGCGACCCGCTGGAAGCTGACGAGCGGGACGATGTAGGAGCCGGCGCGGGTATGGAGCATCACCGCTTTGCCCGACGCGTTCATCGCCGCGTGCCCCTCGATGGCAACCGCTGTCGCCTGCGGACGATCCTCGATGATCGGACTGACCCGGCCGTAGAAGAGGAGGTTTTTCAGATCCTCTGCCTCGATCCGGTAGTGCTCGGCCTCGACGGTGATCCGGAGCACTCCGCCGGCACAGTAAGAGAGGGTTCCATCTTCGGTCATGGCCGGCCCCTCCCGACGGTGATCGTGTAGTGGTGATTCCGGGTCCGGTGGACGTTGATCTCGCGGATCGCCCGGCCGTGCCGCCGGATCTCGTCCGCCACCACCCGCGGGACGAGGAAGAGCGGGACCGGGGAGACGTTTATCTCCTCCGGGGCAGATGTACCAGTGGCGGCCTGGCGGAGCGCGTGGTGGCACTTTGTATCCGGGCTGCCGCCGCTGGTTTTCTGTTCGGTTCCTCCCGGACTCCGTTTGTCCGGGGTTGCTCCTGGTTGCTGTTGCATTTCCTGTAGCTCCCTGCACCGGGACTCTTTCCGGCGCATACAGCATCATCGGGAACTGTTGCTTAAAAGAGTGAGCCAACCATCCCGGAAAAAACAACAAGCCCCATATAAGCCTTACTTTATTGCAATAGTTCAAAAGATGGGGAGTAGAGAGGAATCTCTAATCCCGGGCAGAACTGGGAGTTTCCGGATCTTATGCTCAGTTCGGGATTTTGCAGGTTGAGTCCGGGAATTTGCAGGCGGCGGCCACGTCCCCGGCATCGTACCGGAGCCGGACTTCCCGCCCCCGGCCGGTTCGGGGCACCAGGTCGACGATCCCGGCCCTCGTGAGGGCGTTGAGGTGCTCGTGGTAGGTCGTCTTCCCGACCGGGAGGTACTCCTGTGCCGCCTCAAAGACCGCCCCCGACGCCATATCGGCCCCGCCGCGGGCTCGCTCCGCGATCCAGCAGGCGAGTACCCGTTCGGCCTCCGAGAGCCTCGTAGCACGGGCCCGGAGCGCCGGCGCCGTGACCGCCCGGGCTGCTGCGGTGACGTCGGCGTGGGTGACCCGGCGGCGGCCGTCCTTCTCCGCCCGGAGGGCTGCTGCCCGAATGAGGTCGATCCCGACCCGGACATCCTGCTCGCCGGCGGCGATAGTGGCGATCCGGTCGATGAGCGGCTTCGGCAGCACCCGGGGGTAGAGGCCCTGCCGGACCCGGTCGGTCAGGATCTCGCGGATCTCGGTCCTCGAGTAGGGCAGGAAGGTGATCTCGGTCGGGTGGAAGACCGACCAGACGCTCGCGTCCGCCTCGGCTCCGAGGTTCAGGGCGAGGTTGCTCGTGACCGCGAAGACCCCGGCCTTCCGGACGTCCCACTTCTCGTAGAGCCGGAGGAGCTGGTAGAGGAGGAGGTTGTAGGTGCCGGCCGGGATGAGTTCGTCCGCGTCGTCGAGGCAGACGACGAGCGCGGCGTTGCGGTCCCGGAGCCGGGAGGCGATGCCCTCTTTGATATCGTCGAGGTATCGGCCGGCCAACGGCGCCGGGGAGCCGCAGACCTGTTTGAAGATGCTCCCGTAGACGGCGAGCGGGGTGCGGTCCTGCCGGCAGTTGACGTAGACCGGGATGACCTGTTGCGTCTCTTCGGCGACCTCGCGGAAGATCCGGCGGACGGTGGTGGTCTTCCCGGTCCCCGGCGGCCCGCGGAGGATGGCGGAGAGGGCGCTTCCGCCCCGGAGGGCCGGGCTGATGAGGAAGGCAAGTTCTTTGACCTCGGCGTCACGGTGGTGGAGGTGGTCGGGGACGAACGTGAGCTCGAAGACGTCGGGATCTCTGAAGAGGGTCTGGTCGTTGCGGAGAAGGGGGGAATGTGCCATAGGGGAGACTGGAGAAGAGGTAGTAGATAACGAGGAGCCGTGCGCGGACTGAAAGTGAAGGGGGATGAGCCCCCACTTCATCCCAGCGCGGGAATCGCGTCCGCCCAGGTCTCGACGGCGGTCCGGATGGTGTCGTCCTGGTAGGACGAGATCCGGACGGTCTTCCTGGTGAAGGTGACGTAGTAGTCGTCACCGGACGGGTCGTGGCACCTGAGCTGGGCGTAGTAGGTCTCGCGGGCGAAGTCCCGCTCGGCCTCTCCGCCCATCGCCGTTGCCAGGGCCGCGTTGCCCATCACCGCGGCGGCGTTCGCATTGAAGGCGGCGATCGTCGGGGACTGCAGGGAGACGGTCCCGACCCGCTTGCCGGTCGTCTCGTTGACGAAGTTCACCTTCGCGGTGTAGTGCTCGCGGTTCCGGACGACCGGGGCCACGGCCTCTCCGCCGGCGCCCGTATACCCGACGCACCCGAAGGGGTTGTCGTCGATGACGGACTGGACGAGGTTGTTAAACGACGTTACGCTGGCGATCGGGGCCGCGAGGTCCCGCACCGCCGTCTTGTTCACGGTCTTCTGCACGAAGTCTGCCATGGGTTTTGCTCCATGCCTGCATGCTCCCGGGAATATGACAGACAACTATAGGGTGGGCGGGAGAGGATATCAGTCTGACTTTATCGGGAAGCGTGAATTCGGCTTCGATTCACCGATATAACCCTTACAGTCAGGCTTTTTCTCTCGGACGCTCTACTGTCCCCCGAGAGGGTTACCAGGATGATCGATGCAAAGACCACCCGAGAGCTTGTCTACGAGACGAACCGGGATGTAAAGTGGATCTGCCGGGCGCTCCAGAAAATGGAGGCGCAGGACAAAGCGTTCGAGGCGCGGCTCCGGGCGCTGGAGGGGTGGCAGGCGGAGAAGGTGGGCGAGGAGCGGCGGCTCTCGACGGTCAGCGCCGGGGCCGGCGGGGTCGTCGGCGGGGTAGTGGCAGTGCTAATGCGCATCCTAGGTGCGTAACAGAATTCATGACTATTGTCAGCATGACACCCGCCCATAAAGATCGGTGTAGTACTTCCTGCATATTGTACCCCTACAGATTACCACCTGCGATTGCGAGGATACAATTAAAGTCCTTCCCCCTTTCTCCAAAAAGACAGAGTGGGAGGTTCATCCAAGAGAAGGAATAATAACCTTTAAACTGCAGGAGCGCCAGTATGGTGTTTATGCGATACAAAACCCTTCTCATTTGTCTGTTAATCTTCGCACTACTTTCAGCCGGATGCACTAATACCGCAAGCCAGCCGGGCATAACCTTTTCAGGAAAGAATACACCGACACCGACGCCCACTCCTGGATACGGGAGCGTTATGATCTCATCTGATCCCTGGGGTGCGGATGTCTACCTTGACGGCGAGCACAAGGGCGTCGCCCCCCTTACGCTAACGAATGTTCCTGCAGGAAAGCACACGCTCCGTGTGAAGATGCTCGGATATAGGGAGAGTAATTCCAACATCACGGTGATCACAGATAAGGCGTTGACTATTAAGCAATCTCTCCAGAGGGGGAAGCCTGATATCTATGTGAGCATCGACAGCACGAAGATAATCCAGCAGGGCACGCTCATCGAGGTGAGCGGCGAGGTGGAGAACCGAGGAGATGAAGCGGCATACGAATTTAAGGTGATCATTGAGATGACGCCGAAGGACTCGAGTATGAAGGATCTGAAGGCGTCCAAAACCGTCGTCATTGGTGCACTCAAACCCGGAGATCGGAAGCATTATGTGGGGCATGTACAACTCAAGAGATATTACGACTATAAGGGAACTATCAAGTGTGAGTATGTCTTTGACGGAAAGACCCACACGGGATCGACAAAGTCGTTCTGACCCCACTCTGGACCTATCTTTTTTAGGTCCCAATAACCGCAGAGGGCAGGCTGAGTAACTTCTTGCCCAACCTTCCGCCGGGAACCCGGAGTTGTGGCCTCCGCATCCCCTGCACGTTCTGCCCGTGCACGGCTGCCTTTTAACTATCTCCTCTTCCCCAGACAAACCTATGACGCGCTCACCCCCTCACCGAGCATATTGCACTGTGTCATTTTCCCGACCGCCCGGATCTCATAGCTGCATTCACTTATATAACTAAATAGCCACTCATGCCAGCGTGTAACCACGGCAAACACAGCCCCAGCGCGACACGATCCGGATGGTCCGAGGGGTTCATTCGGGAGCACAGTGGCAAATACAAGCGGCGGGCCTTATGGGAGAACCTGCTGAAGAGAATGATGTGCCAGACGTTCAAGACGATCATCAAGTATCTCGATGAGTCAGGCCAGATAGCGAGCGACTCACAGGGAAAGATCTGCTGGATTCACAACCCGGACCTGGTCCGGAGATATGCAATGCGTGAAGACCTGCGGATCTGATGAAGTGCCAAATCTATTTTGTGGACGAACGGGTCTGATCCGACTGCAGGATCCGGAAATTCGATCCAACAGAACCAGAAGATATGTCCCGTACTGGGCATGAGGTATGTAATCCACAGGTATGGATCGTTCTGCCCCCAATCCCGAAAAACCCCATTTCGGAAGATTTTTCGAGAATGCGTCAGGGAAAGTTGAGTTTCGATATGTAACGGGTATGTAATCCACAACGACCCCGGCATGTACATCACGGCTCGCAGAGCCGGGTCTCCCCTCTTTAGAAAACTCTGGACCGAACACTATATCGCCATACCCCCTTGCATATCGCCATTCAAGGTATGTAACGGGCATGTAATCGGCCGCGTGGCACTCCAGAATAGTCATCATATCGATGCCAATAGAAACCCCCCTCCCTTTACAACCTGCCTCCACGATCTCCCACGCCCGGGTCGCGGGTACGCCTCCGCCGGAGGGGACGTGCTCCCGTCCGGATCGCAGGGCCTCCTCGGCACCGTGACCGGGCACTATGCCCTCCGGCCTGACAGCTTCCTCTCCGGCCTCTACGGTGCCTTCTTCGAGCCCGCCCGGGCCGGAGCCGCCGCCTTCTTCCAGGTCTCCCCGCTCTCGTTCTTCGCCCTCCTCCTCGCCGGGGTAATCGGATACGCACTCATCCGCCGCAGGCCGCTCGGGATAGACTCACGGGACGCACGGCTCCTCGCCTTCTTCGCCCTCGCCGCCGTCCTGGTGGTGCTTACCTACATCAGGCAGATCCCCGGCATGTCGGCAGACCCCGGGTTCATCCCGGATATGCGCTATCTCTCCCCGGCCTACCTCCCCATGCTCGTCATCGGGGTCTACGCCCTGAAGCACGCCGGCCTCGACGGAGACGGGGTGCGGGAGGCGCTCCGGACGCTCTTCTGGCTCGCGGTCATCGACCTCCCGCTCATCTTCGTCGTCCTCCAGGTCATCGCCGGCCGAGACTTCGGCGGGCAGGTCACGTTCGTCACGACCCTCACCTATATCTTCCTCGCCGGGGCCGCGGTGCTCTACATTGCCGTGCTCGCCCGCCGCGCCTCCCCCCGCCTCTTCGCCTATGCGGTCCCGGTGCTGATGCTCTTTCCCCTCGCTTGGGAGCTCGTCGTCGACTTCCGGTTCGCCACGAGCTGCTGGGAGGGCTACCACTTCTGGATACCGATGGTGCAGTATGTCTGGTACATCCAGTACGCGATCTTCCCGTTCTGAAGGCCGGGGTCCCGGGACATCATGCAGGATCTTCCCTCGTACCGGGAGAGTCAGACAGCCCCGACCTGCCCCCCTCCCCCCGTCGGCTGCCGGTCGTGGCGGTTGAATTTACATATTTGAAATATTTAAATATTTATAAAATATACTTACGGACATGGGCACGATAACCCTGAGCATCGACGACCGGACGGAGCAGGAGTTCCGGGGACTGGTCGAAAAGATCCTCGGGAAGCGGAAGGGAGCCCTTGGTGAAGCGGCGACCGAGGCGATGAAGATCTGGATCAAAACAAAGACACAGGAGGAGATTGCGCAGGACGCCCTCGAGCTGACCGGGAAGGCGTACCACTTCGGGGCAAAGAAGTATACGTCAAGGAAGGACCTGTATGACCGGCAACCCGCCGCTGATTGACACAAACGTCCTCGTCTACCTCTTCGACGCGGATGCCCCCGAAAAACGGCAGATCTCAAGGGACCTTGTTGCAGCGTGCTGGAAGTCCGAGAAGCGCTACTCGGTCTCGGTGCAGAACCTCGCGGAGTTCTCGGTGGTCGTGACCGAGAAGGTCGAAAACCCGATGCCGGTCGAGGATGTGACCCGGTTCGTCCGGAACATCCAGGATTTTGAGGGCTGGAACGTCGTCGGCTACGGCAGCAGGACCATCCTTGCTGCCCACCAGATCCGGGACAGCCATCACGTCCACTTCTGGGACGCACTTCTTGCCGCAACCATGATCGAGTCCGGCATCGATACGATCATCACGGAAGATGCCCATCTCCTGCGCATCCCCGGGATCACGGTCACCAACCCGTACCGGAAAGAGTGATCGGGTGCGGAGGATTCAACCCTGGCTCCGCGTTTCCCGGAGCAGCCCCCAACCCTCATAACGGCAATCGCTCGTTAATCGCTCGCCCCCTGCTCCAGGGCATCCCATGGCCCCCTTGCCCCTGTCCATTCACGCGAGGGTGCGAGGGATGCAGGCATCTGGCGCCCCTCATGCAGCGTGAGAGTGGAGCGAACGGAGCTACGCAGGTGCGAGTTGCAGGCCCCGTAGGAAGCCCGGGTCGGCCATCTGGCACCAGGATCAAGCTAGATAACCCCCACCACCTAAAGCGTCTTATCGAACAGTATCCACGACTCGT
This portion of the Methanoculleus caldifontis genome encodes:
- a CDS encoding AAA family ATPase, with protein sequence MAHSPLLRNDQTLFRDPDVFELTFVPDHLHHRDAEVKELAFLISPALRGGSALSAILRGPPGTGKTTTVRRIFREVAEETQQVIPVYVNCRQDRTPLAVYGSIFKQVCGSPAPLAGRYLDDIKEGIASRLRDRNAALVVCLDDADELIPAGTYNLLLYQLLRLYEKWDVRKAGVFAVTSNLALNLGAEADASVWSVFHPTEITFLPYSRTEIREILTDRVRQGLYPRVLPKPLIDRIATIAAGEQDVRVGIDLIRAAALRAEKDGRRRVTHADVTAAARAVTAPALRARATRLSEAERVLACWIAERARGGADMASGAVFEAAQEYLPVGKTTYHEHLNALTRAGIVDLVPRTGRGREVRLRYDAGDVAAACKFPDSTCKIPN
- a CDS encoding PEGA domain-containing protein — translated: MRYKTLLICLLIFALLSAGCTNTASQPGITFSGKNTPTPTPTPGYGSVMISSDPWGADVYLDGEHKGVAPLTLTNVPAGKHTLRVKMLGYRESNSNITVITDKALTIKQSLQRGKPDIYVSIDSTKIIQQGTLIEVSGEVENRGDEAAYEFKVIIEMTPKDSSMKDLKASKTVVIGALKPGDRKHYVGHVQLKRYYDYKGTIKCEYVFDGKTHTGSTKSF
- a CDS encoding PIN domain-containing protein, with the translated sequence MTGNPPLIDTNVLVYLFDADAPEKRQISRDLVAACWKSEKRYSVSVQNLAEFSVVVTEKVENPMPVEDVTRFVRNIQDFEGWNVVGYGSRTILAAHQIRDSHHVHFWDALLAATMIESGIDTIITEDAHLLRIPGITVTNPYRKE